The Elusimicrobiota bacterium region AAACGAACTTGTTAAAGGTGGTTATGTAAACGGCTGGGATGACCCCAGAATGCCAACAATATCGGGCTTAAGAAGACGCGGATATACACCTGAATCAATCCAAAATTTTTGTGAACGAATTGGTGTGGCAAAAACGGATAGCACTGTAGATATCGGTTTTCTTGAACATTGTCTTAGAGAAGACTTAAATAAAAAAGCGCAACGGGTAATGGTAGTTTTGCGACCTCTGAAGGTTGTGCTTACAAATTATCCTGACAACAAAATTGAGGAACTGGACTGCGTGAACAATCCAGAAAATTCAGCAATGGGCATCCGAAAAGTACCGTTTTCTAAAGTGTTGTATATTGAGCAAGATGATTTCAGAGAGAATCCACCGAAACACTTCTATCGGCTGTCACCCGGGCAAGAGGTTCGGTTAAGATACGCATACTTTATCACCTGTGAAAAAATTATCAAAGATGAAAAAACAGGCGAGATAATTGAACTGCATTGCAGATATGACCCGGAAACACGCGGAGGCGATTCGCAAGATAAAAGAAAAGTGAAATCTACTTTGCATTGGGTATCTGCCGCTAATGCTATCCAGATTGAAGTACGTCTTTATGAAAATCTTTTTACAAAACCTGACCCGAATAATACTGAAAACGGCGAAGATTTTAAAAAATGGCTGAATCCAAACTCGTTGAAAGTCCTGCTGAATTGTTATGCAGAGCCATTTCTTAAAACAGCAAAGCCGGGTGAGCGATTCCAATTTGAACGATTAGGCTATTTTTGTGTTGACTCTGATTCTACGGATACAAAAATTGTATTTAACCGAACAGTTACCTTAAAAGATGTATATGCAAAAATAATTAAGGAGGATAAAAATGGCTGAACAGGAAAAGAGCGGGAAAGTAAACGAGTACTTTTTAAGTCTGGTGCTTTCACTATCAGCAGCAGCAATCCAGCAGATGGGCAAAATCGCTAATCCGTTAACAAACAAGATTGAAAAAAATTTGGAGCAGGCAAAAATCTCTATTGATATGATTGAGATGCTTGTTGAGAAAACAAAAGGGAATCTTA contains the following coding sequences:
- a CDS encoding glutamine--tRNA ligase/YqeY domain fusion protein gives rise to the protein MSLNFITEIIDEDIRTNKYNGKVHTRFPPEPNGYLHIGHAKSICLNFGIAQKYGGLCNLRFDDTNPTKEETEYIESIKRDVRWLGFDWAGREYYASDYFVQLYEYAVQLIKKGKAYVCDLTADEVREYRGTFTEGGKESPYRNRSVDENLSLFDKMRKGEFPEGSKVLRAKIEGGLASPNINLRDPVMYRILKVPHPKTGTKWCIYPTYDWAHGQSDSIEGITHSICTLEFADHRPLYDWFINELEIHHSRQIEFARLNLSYTVLSKRKLNELVKGGYVNGWDDPRMPTISGLRRRGYTPESIQNFCERIGVAKTDSTVDIGFLEHCLREDLNKKAQRVMVVLRPLKVVLTNYPDNKIEELDCVNNPENSAMGIRKVPFSKVLYIEQDDFRENPPKHFYRLSPGQEVRLRYAYFITCEKIIKDEKTGEIIELHCRYDPETRGGDSQDKRKVKSTLHWVSAANAIQIEVRLYENLFTKPDPNNTENGEDFKKWLNPNSLKVLLNCYAEPFLKTAKPGERFQFERLGYFCVDSDSTDTKIVFNRTVTLKDVYAKIIKEDKNG
- a CDS encoding DUF1844 domain-containing protein, encoding MAEQEKSGKVNEYFLSLVLSLSAAAIQQMGKIANPLTNKIEKNLEQAKISIDMIEMLVEKTKGNLTQEENHLIASTLSDLQLNFVDELEKDKKTEHRTN